Within the Serratia sp. UGAL515B_01 genome, the region CCTATTGTGTTTCCTTCAGCCATACTGTCAATTATTCTCTCTGAAATTGCTGTTTATGTTGAACAGATTTTTCTCACACATCACATATTTTGCCAATTTAGTATTATTACACCGGGGTATAATTTCATTCACCCATACTCATTTTTTTTACCCTCTAGAATATTCTGCAGCCCACTGAAGGAGAATGTCATAATATGAGATTCACTCAGCGTTAAACTTTCCATTCATATAAAATTCATCTCCATCACGGATGACATATTTTTTCCCGATACGTACTGTATTACTACGTTCTTTCGGCCAGCAATCTCCACCGACGGTTCCACTTTTAATGCCTCCCTGAGTGCCTGCTTCATCCCCTTTCGTTTTCGGTGCTTTACTTTTATTAAACACAAAGGCTGGATCGCCATTGAGCCTGACATCATTTATCGTATCTTGTGCATCTCCAAGATCCGAAACGACTTGATAGGGCACCGGGATGTTGCCTGGCGGGGTAAGGCAAACATCAGGCAATTTACCAATAATCAACCAATTTGAATCTTTTCTTGCTCCGAGTTTTTTAGCCATATAAATTACCTTTATTGAGTAAGCTGGGCGGCAAAGGAATAAACTCTGTAGACGACAGATCTTGTCTCATTGCCGTTGCTCTATCTATTTGCTTTTGCCGGTGATCCACTGCGATATAGCGCAACTGGATCTCCGTAACATTAAGTTCTTCTGCCAGTGTGATTCGATAAGAACAGAACACTTTGCGGGCATTCATGTCGATAATTATCGTATCAAGTATCATATCCTTGGTAATTCCAAGCCTAAATTCTGTATTGAAAAAAATAAACAAGGTTTCTACCGGGATCTGAATACGAATATGTTGATCTGCGATTTCACTTGCTGGTAGTAAGCCAAAAAGCTCTACAGGGATATTATCACAAGGTTTCGGGTGTGAAATTTGAAGCGTCGGGTGTGCTCCACACCAGTATCTGAAATTGAAATCCTCAGGTAAATAAGGATGTCTGTTTTCTACCCATGCGTTATCGTAAGTTCCTGCATATTCGATACGTCCATGCCAACCTCTGCCAAAAAATCCGAATCCCTCTGGAAGAATAAGTTCTTTAATACTGACTACGGGTAAAGTTTCTGATTCAATTTGTGGCGCAGGCAGTTCAGTGACTTTACACGTTTTCAAATATTCAGCAGGATACCATCCCATTCCTAATGGGTTATTGGGTGAAGCGATGGTTTTATCTTCACTCTCATACCAGCCACCGGATGCATACTCATAGGTAATATCAAGCTGTTTGATAGGTTTTGGAAACCCGAGTGACCACCCTAGAGGGGTAAATAGCCAAGAGCGTGGGCCGTGAATACGCAATGACTTTTTATAATTCCCTATCATGACGGATACGTTAAAAGAGGGCGTCGCCTGATCATGAGGAGAATAGGCCGTAGCATTAATAATAATATCTGTTTTAGGTTTATAGGGTGCTAAATCGCTCTCATACTTAACGCTACTACGACTCATATCCTTATAGTTTATATCACTATAGTTTAATGATTCTTGTTTTGATGAAAGGGTAAGAGCACATTGGTTGTTTTTCTCTATTTTCATATCATAAACAACACGAGCAACAACCACGTGAAAACCCGTGTCATTCTGATCTATGCCTTTATATTGTAAGGCAGAAAAAAAACTATAATTTTTAAAATTAGCCATACGATTATCATTATGTTGTCTAGGTTAAAATAGATTATATGATTTCTCTGTTTATAAATTACCTTTAAGGTTCCGCAGGACTTAATTTAAATCAACAGTATCACCGTTAATATTGATGTGACCACTACCACCAATATTAATATCTACTCCATTAATAGTGATATTGCCATTGCTTTCCAGAACAAAAGATACTGAACCTACAATCAACTCAATTTTATCAGTAGCTGTCAGGTTATAGGTTTTACCAACACTAACGGTATGATCCCCACCAATGCTCTTATTTAGATCCTGCTCTACCTCTACTTTCTGTCCCTTATTGATTTTAATATTCTGTTGACCGGATACATCGAGACTATCATCTCCACCAATCGATCTGTCGTGGTTATTTGTGACATCATATCGCTGATTGCCTTTGACCGATTTTTGATGATTTCCCCCGATCTCGATGGTTTCATCCTTTGCGACCGATCGACGGCGATTGGCCATCAGCTCGATCTTTTCGTCACCAACGACTGTTTCAGAACGTGTTCCTTGGATATCCGTTGTCTCATCTCCGCCAATTGCCTTATTACGATTTGCCTGTACTTGATGTACTTCATGGTTTTTCACCTGAGTAAGCAGATCACGTTCGGCTTGCAGCCACACCTCTTCTTGCCCCATACGATCTTCAAAGCGCAGTGCATTCGCATTGTCCAATCCCCCACCTAACGATCGTGATATTAGTCCGCTTTGCGTTGCGTTTCCCGGTAGATCCCACGGAGGCATAGTGACGTTGTTGTATACACGTCCGGTAATAATGGGTCTATTAGGATCACCATTCTTAAAATCCACGATGACCTCAGTGCCTACACGCGGGATATTAACACCACCAAAATTACTGCCGGCCCACGGGTAGGAAACCCTTATCCAGCATGATGAATTGTGATCACACATAGACGATCGATCCCAATGAAACTTCACCTTTACGCGACCATGTTCATCCGTCCAGATTTCTTGCCCAGGCGGGCCTGTCACAATTGCTGTTTGAGGCCCTGTTGTACGGGGTAATTTAGTTTTACGCTCAGGGCGAAATGGTATAGTTACGGGTTGTACGTTAAAGCGCGCCTTGAAATTATAATTGCCAGACGCACTTGCTTCACCCAACTCTTCAGCCTCCAACCATGAATGTGTGACTAAATACTCTCGATTGGCGTTTTTCTGCGGATATCCTTGCAGGTTAAACGTGGTACCACAGACGATATTACGCACATTGCCTTTTCCGGATGCCTGCAAGCTCTTGACTTGAATCTCTTCCATACGCACTCGAGCATATTCATTCCCCTGAGCGGTATCTGTATAGTTTCCTGGCCATTCGTAAATGGCTAAATTATTATATGGATTTGGTTTTGGATCTGAATTTTCTACTGTTAATTCAGCCAATGGCTTCGTGAAGTCAAAATCATTAGTCGTCCACCCTCCTGACTGAATACATTCAGTCATATTAAAAGAACTGATAAACTCTTGTGCATTCCTATCTTCAGAAGGAGAATATGGCAACACCTGATAGGCTGAGCTTGCAACAGGAGCATGAGTTCCCATGCTGTCAGTCAATATCATCCGATGCATGCCATGCTCGTGTTTAAAATACCAATAGATGCCACTACGTTCTAATAAACGCTGAAGGAAGTCATAGTCTGACTCACCGTATTGCACCTCATATTCTATTATCGGATGTACATTTTGAAAATGAAGCTCATAGAAATAAGAATACTGACCGTTCAATAGCTCATCAATAATTTCAATAATTGTTTTTTTCTGAAAAATACGGTAATCAGTACGACGTTTAGCAAGCACAATCCAAGGAGATATAACCAACCTATAAATGTAATAGCGGTCTTTTTTTTCTACTAAACTTGCCTCAGTGACAAGGCCAGATATTTCACGTATCCCCTCACCAATATTTTTTTGCTCTCCCATACCAGAGATGGATATACTTACTCCATCAAGCTGAATTTTCACTGTCATCTCATGACACAGCATTGCGCGTAAGTCCAGATTTGCGGCTTGCTCATCTGGCATATCCAATGATGTCGATAACTCTAGATGGTACTCATAAGGTTGTGATAGTGTTTCAGCACCTGTAATACGTCGCAGTTTTAATGCTGAGCTTCCATCTATTAAACGAGGTAGGAAATCCCCTTCAACTGTAATTGTCCGGTTTGATTCTTGTATAGAATTTTGCATAAAAAAATCCGATTAAGGCACTGTTGTAAATAGTATTCTGCGTTGAAAATCACCCTTAAAAAGGGGGGCGTAAACCAAAATAATTATTAACTAGGCAAACTTCACACTGATGCATCCTTGATTCAAGGCTCTTTTTATACTTTCAGTGTGTACATGATTTTACACCGAGTAACTCATGCGAAGATTTTTGCTATAAATAAAACCCTATTGGTGTTACAAATTTCAAAGCAAAGAAAGACTAAATAATCGGATTTATAAGATTTAACTTTATGTGAAAATTACGAAAGGAACGTTCGATAGTTAATTAAGGTAACTATTAATTTAATAACTAGTAGTTATTTAAATTAAATCAATTTCAATTCAAAAAATATTACCAATTAGTTAAGTCAAAGTAAATTATAAATTAAAGTTTTAAATTCTTTTTTTTACAAAAAAAATAATATTTTATAACGATTCTTTAAGTTTTAAAGCTGTGTTGCATTAAGGGATTCGTCACCGGAACCGCCGAGATTTCCGACTGGCTGTTTTTAGTGCTCTTTTGAACGTAGCGCGTCTTCGGTATGAGTTCAGCGGAGTACTTTTCCCATTTATTTCATCGTATTATACTCTGCACCATATATATTACGTGCCCTGCAAAGCTTTTATTCCTGCATGATAACGGCGAGAGCCGCTTCCTCGACAAACACGGCGGTAATCTCAGTGACTAAACTTTCCGTCGAGAGCATGCCCGCCTATAGTGCCTGCCCCATGAGCGTTCATCGCTACTACTGTTGTGCCTCGCCGAATTGCACACACTCACGCTTCTTCTGCCAGAGTTGTAAAATCACAGCCTGCAACAATTGTGGCCTCGTGGCAACTGAGCCGCAGATTGTCGATAAACTGCACTGGATTATTCGCCACTTTTACCCCCTTGCTTGACTCGTCATGACACTAAGCTGTGCCCCTTAACTGTACGCGAGCGCCGCTGGCGGTCATTTGCGTGCAGAGCAAGGCGTAAGCCGCGAGGTTGGGTGTCCCCAATAAGCGGCGAAAAACGCAGCAATGCACGCCAATGGCGTCAGCCCGTAGGGTCGTACACCAAAAGCCCATTCTCTGTGTTGTCCGGCTTGAACAGAGGGCCCTCTGCCCTTCACCCTCCGCCTTGATAATGGGCTTTTAGGGCTATGACGGCACCACGGACAGTTAAGGGACACAGCCTAATCATACAGATTGGCAACGTAATAACCTGCGGCTTTGCCAATACCGGATGAGCATTCTTCTATCAACACGATTAAGCTAAAGTTGAATAAAAACCACAAGTTATAAAATATCGATAAAAATCACACAGATAACACATTATAGGTATATGAAGGCTGTCTTGATTTGTATCAATAAATGACCGTCAGGGAGGAATAAGGTACATCTAGGAAATCAGAATTTCGAGGTAAAAATGCGCAGGCTCCAACTCGCTGTCATCGGTAACGGCATGGTCGGCCACCGTTTTATCGAAAACCTGCTGGAAAAGGCAGACAAAGACTCGTTTGAAATCACCGTTTTTTGTGAAGAACCGCGTATCGCTTACGATCGCGTCCATCTCTCCTCCTATTTTTCGCATCACACAGCTGAAGAACTTTCGTTGGTCCGCGAGGGGTTTTACCAAAAACACGGCGTGAAGGTACTGATCGGTGAACGTGCGATCACCATCAACCGTGCAGAAAAAGTTATTCACTCCAATACCGGCCGCACGGTGTATTACGACAAACTGATCATGGCTACCGGTTCTTACCCGTGGATCCCACCAATCAAAGGGGCAGAGAGCCAGGATTGCTTCGTTTATCGCACTATTGAAGATCTTAATGCTATCGAATCCTGCGCTCGTCGTAGTCAGCGGGGGGCCGTGGTGGGTGGTGGTCTTCTTGGTCTGGAAGCCGCAGGGGCGTTAAAAAACCTGGGCGTTGAAACCCATGTGATCGAATTTGCTCCAGTGCTGATGGCAGAGCAACTCGATCCCATGGGGGGGAATCAGTTACGGCGCAAAATCGAACGGATGGGCG harbors:
- a CDS encoding DUF4150 domain-containing protein gives rise to the protein MAKKLGARKDSNWLIIGKLPDVCLTPPGNIPVPYQVVSDLGDAQDTINDVRLNGDPAFVFNKSKAPKTKGDEAGTQGGIKSGTVGGDCWPKERSNTVRIGKKYVIRDGDEFYMNGKFNAE
- a CDS encoding DUF2169 domain-containing protein, with the translated sequence MANFKNYSFFSALQYKGIDQNDTGFHVVVARVVYDMKIEKNNQCALTLSSKQESLNYSDINYKDMSRSSVKYESDLAPYKPKTDIIINATAYSPHDQATPSFNVSVMIGNYKKSLRIHGPRSWLFTPLGWSLGFPKPIKQLDITYEYASGGWYESEDKTIASPNNPLGMGWYPAEYLKTCKVTELPAPQIESETLPVVSIKELILPEGFGFFGRGWHGRIEYAGTYDNAWVENRHPYLPEDFNFRYWCGAHPTLQISHPKPCDNIPVELFGLLPASEIADQHIRIQIPVETLFIFFNTEFRLGITKDMILDTIIIDMNARKVFCSYRITLAEELNVTEIQLRYIAVDHRQKQIDRATAMRQDLSSTEFIPLPPSLLNKGNLYG
- a CDS encoding type VI secretion system Vgr family protein; its protein translation is MQNSIQESNRTITVEGDFLPRLIDGSSALKLRRITGAETLSQPYEYHLELSTSLDMPDEQAANLDLRAMLCHEMTVKIQLDGVSISISGMGEQKNIGEGIREISGLVTEASLVEKKDRYYIYRLVISPWIVLAKRRTDYRIFQKKTIIEIIDELLNGQYSYFYELHFQNVHPIIEYEVQYGESDYDFLQRLLERSGIYWYFKHEHGMHRMILTDSMGTHAPVASSAYQVLPYSPSEDRNAQEFISSFNMTECIQSGGWTTNDFDFTKPLAELTVENSDPKPNPYNNLAIYEWPGNYTDTAQGNEYARVRMEEIQVKSLQASGKGNVRNIVCGTTFNLQGYPQKNANREYLVTHSWLEAEELGEASASGNYNFKARFNVQPVTIPFRPERKTKLPRTTGPQTAIVTGPPGQEIWTDEHGRVKVKFHWDRSSMCDHNSSCWIRVSYPWAGSNFGGVNIPRVGTEVIVDFKNGDPNRPIITGRVYNNVTMPPWDLPGNATQSGLISRSLGGGLDNANALRFEDRMGQEEVWLQAERDLLTQVKNHEVHQVQANRNKAIGGDETTDIQGTRSETVVGDEKIELMANRRRSVAKDETIEIGGNHQKSVKGNQRYDVTNNHDRSIGGDDSLDVSGQQNIKINKGQKVEVEQDLNKSIGGDHTVSVGKTYNLTATDKIELIVGSVSFVLESNGNITINGVDINIGGSGHININGDTVDLN